A single genomic interval of Nitrosomonadales bacterium harbors:
- a CDS encoding TolC family protein, whose protein sequence is MKSLLIIFTVLHAFWPAPAGAATEPLPGSDLDGLLAYAREHNPELAAAQHEAFAAVARSKAAGTLADPVLRIEPMDVTNGNPATKFTLMQKLPWYGTRDLRNEVADARREEAAGRVAATWADLATRIKQAYARYYYTKGSEQLTQQTLDLLNGLEQIARTRYANGLGQQQEVIRIQLEQTRLQTELLALRNANHHSHVRLNTLLSRPGNAPLAEPAALRTMPPLAQLDETALLERLEALNPQLRMAEASLRAADRQRELQYADRYPDVTLGVAPTRNNGSFSRWDLMLELNIPLQQSARRDKEREAEAMLTAADHRKRSVLEQKRAALSEALSALETARRTEQLIATRLLPQARLSLDATMAAYETGKSGFAMLIQAQQQLLTIRQQRLRAQTDMQLALADIENLLGESL, encoded by the coding sequence ATGAAATCTCTATTAATCATCTTTACCGTGCTGCACGCGTTCTGGCCTGCGCCGGCTGGTGCTGCCACCGAACCATTGCCGGGCAGCGACCTCGATGGTCTGCTGGCCTATGCGCGCGAGCACAACCCCGAACTCGCCGCCGCGCAGCACGAGGCATTCGCCGCCGTGGCGCGCAGCAAGGCCGCCGGTACGCTGGCCGACCCGGTGCTGCGCATCGAGCCGATGGATGTGACCAACGGCAACCCTGCCACCAAGTTCACCCTGATGCAGAAGCTGCCCTGGTACGGCACGCGCGACCTGCGAAACGAGGTGGCGGACGCGCGCAGAGAGGAAGCGGCGGGCCGAGTTGCCGCCACTTGGGCCGACCTCGCGACGCGCATCAAGCAAGCCTATGCCCGTTACTACTACACCAAGGGCAGTGAGCAGCTCACGCAGCAGACGCTGGACCTGCTGAACGGACTGGAGCAGATCGCCCGGACGCGTTACGCCAACGGCCTTGGCCAGCAACAGGAGGTGATCCGCATCCAGCTGGAACAGACGCGTTTGCAGACCGAGTTGCTCGCCTTGCGGAATGCAAACCATCACAGCCATGTGCGCCTGAATACACTGCTGTCTCGCCCGGGCAATGCGCCGCTGGCGGAACCGGCGGCCCTGCGCACCATGCCGCCGCTCGCGCAACTGGACGAGACCGCCCTGCTCGAACGGCTGGAGGCGCTCAACCCGCAACTGCGCATGGCCGAGGCCAGCCTGCGCGCCGCCGACCGTCAGCGCGAACTGCAATATGCCGACCGCTACCCGGACGTGACGCTGGGCGTCGCACCGACACGCAACAACGGCAGCTTCTCGCGCTGGGATCTGATGCTGGAACTGAACATCCCCTTGCAGCAATCCGCGCGCCGCGACAAGGAGCGTGAAGCGGAAGCGATGCTAACCGCTGCCGATCACCGCAAGCGATCGGTGCTGGAGCAGAAACGTGCCGCACTGTCCGAAGCACTCTCCGCATTAGAGACCGCACGCCGCACCGAGCAACTGATCGCCACCCGCCTGCTGCCGCAGGCGCGACTGTCGCTGGACGCCACCATGGCTGCCTATGAGACCGGCAAGTCCGGTTTCGCCATGCTGATCCAGGCACAACAACAACTGCTGACCATCCGTCAGCAACGGCTGCGCGCGCAGACCGACATGCAACTCGCGCTGGCCGATATCGAAAACCTGCTGGGAGAATCACTATGA
- a CDS encoding DUF2946 domain-containing protein yields MSDSFRKLVAVILAIWLPLFSGNAMAVSAVMQAQDGDCHPAVAQPGKHPAEGSSQHAHHALAATDGLPEGAGDQHDPSCDNCGVCHIACTGYLGVPAVAMELFDPGSRVVHPIAVNFVSHLSAPLDPPPLVIA; encoded by the coding sequence ATGTCCGATAGCTTCAGAAAACTTGTTGCCGTGATTCTGGCCATCTGGTTGCCGCTGTTCAGCGGCAACGCGATGGCCGTTTCTGCCGTCATGCAGGCGCAAGATGGCGACTGTCATCCCGCAGTTGCGCAACCCGGAAAGCACCCTGCTGAAGGTTCGTCGCAGCATGCGCACCACGCACTGGCTGCAACCGACGGGCTACCCGAAGGTGCTGGCGACCAGCACGATCCTTCCTGCGACAATTGCGGCGTCTGCCATATTGCCTGCACCGGCTATCTCGGTGTGCCTGCCGTTGCCATGGAGTTGTTCGATCCCGGTTCTCGGGTCGTGCATCCCATCGCCGTGAATTTTGTTTCGCATCTTTCCGCTCCGCTCGACCCGCCTCCTCTCGTTATCGCGTAA
- a CDS encoding SapC family protein codes for MTEFAFYRKVVALNSATHRNLKFAPLEANFSFASDTTAVLIAGVEFAEAGREYPIVFIRGADQQMRPVALLGVRNGENLFVDEQGKWDARYIPAFVRRYPFVMAEGGEAGRLVVCIDESCPALNVEHGELLINAEGKLEPRMNEVMQFLQNFQQEFTRTELLVKQLDELGLFVQQGARFDTAAGETFQLNDFYLIDEAKFGQLADDQLPPLFRSGALGLAYLHLSSLGNMRKLLDRIVGRAAAQKQAAPAADTPLH; via the coding sequence ATGACTGAATTCGCTTTTTATCGCAAGGTCGTCGCACTGAACTCGGCGACACATCGCAATCTGAAGTTCGCGCCCCTGGAGGCCAATTTTTCCTTTGCCAGTGACACTACGGCAGTGCTGATCGCGGGCGTGGAATTCGCCGAGGCCGGTCGTGAATATCCCATCGTGTTCATTCGCGGCGCAGACCAGCAGATGCGGCCGGTCGCATTGCTCGGCGTGCGCAATGGAGAGAATCTGTTCGTCGACGAGCAGGGCAAGTGGGATGCGCGTTATATCCCCGCATTCGTGCGTCGCTATCCGTTTGTGATGGCCGAGGGCGGCGAAGCTGGTCGGCTGGTAGTTTGCATAGATGAGAGTTGTCCCGCGCTGAACGTCGAACATGGCGAACTTCTGATCAATGCCGAGGGCAAGCTCGAACCGCGCATGAACGAAGTGATGCAGTTCCTGCAGAATTTCCAGCAGGAATTCACGCGCACCGAGTTGCTCGTCAAACAGCTCGACGAACTGGGGCTGTTCGTGCAGCAGGGCGCTCGTTTCGACACGGCTGCCGGCGAGACCTTCCAGCTGAACGACTTCTACCTGATCGACGAGGCGAAATTCGGTCAGCTTGCCGACGACCAGCTTCCCCCCTTGTTCCGCAGCGGCGCGCTGGGGTTGGCCTACCTGCATCTGTCTTCCCTGGGGAATATGCGCAAGTTGCTGGATCGGATCGTGGGGCGTGCGGCAGCACAGAAGCAGGCGGCACCAGCCGCAGACACGCCGCTGCACTAG
- the der gene encoding ribosome biogenesis GTPase Der, with translation MLLPTLVLVGRPNVGKSTLFNRLTRSRDALVADLPGLTRDRHYGRGRVGDKPYLVVDTGGLEPVAKDGILHEMAKQSRQAVDEADVVLFLVDGRAGCTPQDAIIAGQLRKTGKPVLLLVNKAEGMQRARVAAEFFELGLGEPLPISSAHGDNVNEVVEIALEDFQAGAEAESEEEVSVGHPPKIAIVGRPNVGKSTLVNAILGEQRVIAFDQPGTTRDSIHIDFERDGKQYTIIDTAGVRRRGKIEEAVEKFSVVKTMQAIEDANVVVLVVDARDQITEQDAHVADFVLQAGRALVLAVNKWDGLDQYQRDQVKRDIERKLHFLAFAKMHYISALHGNGIPGVLKSVDEAYAAAMAKLSTPKLTRALIGALEKQAPPKGGRFKPKMRYAHQGGSNPPLIVIHGSGLDDVPASYTRYLERTFCEIFKLQGTPLRIQFNSSRNPFEGKKPKPLTEAEQRKAHRARIRGRKLYG, from the coding sequence ATGCTATTACCTACACTTGTACTGGTCGGCCGTCCGAACGTGGGCAAGTCCACCCTGTTCAATCGCCTGACACGCAGCCGCGACGCGCTGGTCGCGGACCTGCCCGGCCTGACACGCGACCGCCATTACGGGCGCGGACGCGTGGGAGACAAGCCCTATCTGGTAGTGGATACCGGCGGGCTGGAACCGGTCGCCAAGGACGGCATCCTGCACGAGATGGCCAAACAAAGCCGCCAGGCCGTGGACGAGGCGGATGTGGTGCTGTTCCTGGTGGATGGACGGGCCGGCTGCACGCCGCAGGATGCCATCATCGCCGGGCAATTGCGCAAGACCGGGAAGCCCGTCCTGCTGCTGGTCAACAAGGCCGAGGGCATGCAGCGTGCAAGGGTGGCCGCCGAGTTCTTCGAACTGGGGCTGGGCGAACCGCTGCCGATCTCTTCCGCGCATGGCGACAACGTGAATGAAGTGGTAGAGATCGCACTGGAGGATTTCCAGGCTGGGGCGGAAGCGGAATCGGAAGAGGAAGTCAGCGTCGGGCACCCGCCGAAGATCGCCATCGTCGGCCGTCCCAACGTCGGAAAGTCCACGCTGGTGAACGCCATCCTCGGCGAGCAGCGCGTGATCGCATTCGACCAGCCTGGCACCACGCGCGACAGCATCCATATCGATTTCGAGCGCGATGGAAAGCAATACACCATCATCGACACAGCCGGCGTGCGGCGGCGCGGCAAGATCGAGGAAGCGGTGGAGAAGTTTTCCGTGGTCAAGACCATGCAGGCGATTGAGGACGCCAACGTGGTTGTACTGGTGGTGGATGCGCGCGACCAGATCACCGAGCAGGATGCTCATGTTGCCGATTTCGTGCTGCAGGCTGGGCGCGCACTGGTGCTGGCGGTCAACAAGTGGGACGGGCTGGATCAGTATCAGCGTGATCAGGTCAAGCGCGACATCGAACGCAAGCTGCATTTCCTGGCGTTTGCAAAGATGCATTACATCTCCGCGCTACACGGCAACGGCATACCTGGCGTATTGAAATCGGTGGACGAGGCTTATGCTGCGGCGATGGCGAAGCTGTCCACGCCGAAGCTCACCCGCGCGCTGATCGGCGCGCTGGAGAAACAGGCGCCGCCGAAGGGCGGGCGCTTCAAGCCGAAGATGCGCTATGCGCACCAGGGGGGCAGCAACCCGCCGCTGATCGTGATACACGGCAGCGGGCTGGACGATGTGCCGGCCAGTTACACGCGCTATCTCGAGCGTACCTTTTGCGAGATCTTCAAGTTACAGGGCACCCCGCTTAGGATACAATTCAACTCCAGCAGGAACCCGTTCGAAGGCAAAAAACCGAAGCCACTTACCGAGGCCGAGCAGCGCAAGGCGCATCGGGCGCGGATTCGCGGCCGCAAGCTGTACGGTTGA
- the bamB gene encoding outer membrane protein assembly factor BamB — MISPRLLIGLVPFLLGGCAAVDTVQGWIGKPGAIEPAKLVEFSETARFEVRWHANVGDSGQNVLQPAQTADAVYGVSGDGALTRLDRATGKQAWRIDTGIRVSGGVGSGGGMVLIGSDKGEVLAYGEDGKLRWKSKVSSEVLSAPQAVNGVVVVRSGDGRIAGLDAANGKRLWLYERSTPALVVRSHAGVTLQHGIAYAGFAGGKLVAINIGDGMVLWENSVSQPRGDTELERISDITSNPVADDEQVCAIAFQGRVACYGASQGGPLWNRDISSDKGMMLLRKYLYLSDADGSVIMLDKNSGSTVWKNERLFMRDTSTPYALGDFVVVGDYEGYLHGLNREDGSFVARIKLDGSAIGAAPVGMDNGLLVQTRDGGLYSLSVH, encoded by the coding sequence ATGATCTCGCCACGCTTGCTGATCGGTTTGGTGCCGTTCCTGCTGGGCGGTTGTGCGGCTGTGGATACCGTGCAAGGCTGGATAGGCAAACCGGGTGCCATTGAACCGGCCAAGCTGGTGGAGTTCAGCGAGACGGCCAGGTTCGAGGTGCGCTGGCATGCCAATGTCGGCGATTCGGGGCAGAATGTGCTGCAACCTGCACAGACAGCGGACGCCGTCTATGGTGTGTCCGGGGATGGTGCGCTGACTCGCCTGGACCGCGCCACCGGAAAACAGGCATGGCGCATCGATACCGGTATCAGGGTATCCGGCGGGGTGGGCAGCGGCGGTGGGATGGTACTGATCGGCAGCGACAAAGGCGAGGTGCTGGCGTATGGCGAAGACGGCAAGTTGCGCTGGAAAAGCAAGGTCTCAAGCGAAGTGTTGAGCGCGCCGCAAGCGGTGAACGGGGTGGTCGTGGTGCGCAGCGGCGATGGCCGTATCGCAGGGCTGGATGCGGCGAACGGCAAACGCCTGTGGCTGTATGAGCGCAGCACGCCCGCGCTGGTGGTGCGCAGCCATGCGGGTGTGACGTTGCAGCACGGCATTGCATATGCCGGATTCGCCGGCGGCAAGCTGGTGGCGATCAACATTGGCGACGGTATGGTGCTGTGGGAAAACTCGGTATCACAGCCGCGCGGGGATACCGAACTGGAACGCATCAGTGACATCACCAGCAATCCGGTGGCGGATGACGAGCAGGTATGCGCCATCGCTTTCCAGGGGCGCGTGGCGTGTTATGGCGCCTCACAGGGCGGCCCGTTATGGAACCGCGACATCTCCAGCGACAAGGGCATGATGCTGCTGCGCAAATATCTTTATCTCAGCGATGCGGACGGGTCGGTCATCATGCTGGATAAGAACAGCGGCAGCACGGTATGGAAGAACGAGAGGTTGTTCATGCGCGACACCTCCACGCCGTATGCATTGGGCGATTTTGTCGTGGTCGGTGATTACGAGGGCTACCTGCATGGCTTGAACCGCGAGGACGGCAGCTTTGTGGCGCGCATCAAGCTGGATGGCAGCGCGATCGGCGCCGCGCCCGTCGGGATGGACAACGGTCTGCTGGTACAGACCCGCGACGGTGGACTGTATTCGCTGTCCGTTCATTGA
- a CDS encoding tetratricopeptide repeat protein has product MAALDLQEQEQIEALKAWWKDNGNLILGTILAVVIAMGGWRGWQYYQHQQATEAATLYAAFAMQLESNDAKRVNDAATAVMDKYTGTAYAAHAALLSAQVNEQINDMARAKTQLLWVIDHSSEDELKDVARLRLASVLLDEAKYDDALKLLEAKHPAAFDGLYADLKGDVLNAQGKAEEARAAYQQAYDKTDEKSAYRSLIQMKLDASGAAR; this is encoded by the coding sequence ATGGCAGCATTGGATTTGCAGGAACAGGAACAGATCGAGGCGCTCAAGGCGTGGTGGAAGGATAACGGCAACCTGATACTAGGCACCATTCTGGCGGTCGTCATCGCGATGGGCGGCTGGCGCGGCTGGCAATATTACCAGCACCAGCAAGCCACCGAAGCGGCGACCCTGTATGCGGCGTTCGCCATGCAGCTGGAAAGCAACGATGCCAAGCGCGTCAACGATGCCGCGACCGCGGTGATGGATAAATATACCGGCACCGCCTATGCGGCACACGCCGCATTGCTGTCGGCGCAGGTGAACGAACAGATCAACGACATGGCGCGGGCCAAGACGCAATTGCTATGGGTCATCGACCATTCCTCCGAGGATGAGTTGAAGGATGTTGCACGCCTGCGCCTGGCATCGGTGCTGCTGGACGAGGCCAAGTATGACGACGCGCTGAAGCTCCTTGAAGCGAAGCATCCTGCCGCATTCGACGGCTTGTATGCCGACCTGAAAGGCGATGTGCTGAATGCGCAAGGCAAGGCTGAAGAGGCCAGGGCAGCCTATCAGCAGGCTTACGATAAAACGGATGAGAAGAGCGCATATCGCAGCCTGATCCAGATGAAGCTGGACGCATCGGGGGCAGCGCGATGA
- the hisS gene encoding histidine--tRNA ligase: protein MSNETLQAVKGMNDILPDEAELWLWFEEEVRDWLRSYGYRNIRMPLVEPTALFKRAIGEVTDIVEKEMYSFEDALNGDHLTLRPEGTASCVRAVLQHNLLYNAPQRLWYGGQMFRHERPQKGRYRQFHQIGVEALGYAGPDIDAEQIMMCARLWKKLGLREVALELNTLGDPASRHRHRAKLIAYFERHKDALDADASRRLYSNPLRILDSKNPAMQELVAGAPRLSDELEDDALQHFDTLQALLRQYDVPFKLNPRLVRGLDYYNRTVFEWVTTHLGAQGTICAGGRYDGLVEQIGGKPAPATGFAMGVERLLVLLQDGGMALPKAAVDVYVVHQGESAVRLAVQVAEQLRDAGLNVLLHCGGGSFKSQMKKADASGAAVAAVIGDDEALANEVGVKPMRGGEQVRVGARDLIPAINQIIRQE, encoded by the coding sequence ATGAGCAACGAAACACTACAAGCCGTAAAAGGCATGAACGACATCCTGCCGGACGAGGCGGAATTATGGCTGTGGTTCGAGGAGGAAGTGCGCGACTGGCTGCGCAGCTACGGGTACCGCAACATCCGCATGCCGCTGGTGGAGCCGACGGCGCTGTTCAAGCGCGCCATCGGCGAAGTGACCGACATCGTCGAGAAGGAGATGTACAGCTTCGAGGATGCGCTGAACGGCGACCATCTGACGCTGCGTCCGGAAGGCACCGCCTCCTGCGTGCGTGCTGTGTTGCAGCACAATCTGCTGTATAACGCGCCGCAGCGTCTGTGGTACGGCGGCCAGATGTTCCGTCACGAACGCCCGCAGAAGGGGCGCTACCGCCAGTTCCACCAGATCGGCGTGGAGGCGCTGGGCTATGCCGGGCCGGACATCGACGCCGAACAGATCATGATGTGCGCGCGGCTGTGGAAGAAGCTGGGGCTGCGCGAGGTGGCGCTGGAATTGAACACGCTGGGCGACCCGGCTTCGCGGCACCGCCATCGCGCCAAACTGATCGCTTATTTCGAGCGGCACAAGGATGCGCTGGACGCGGACGCATCGCGCCGTTTGTACAGCAACCCGTTGCGCATCCTCGACAGCAAGAATCCGGCGATGCAGGAACTGGTTGCGGGCGCCCCAAGGTTGTCGGACGAACTGGAAGACGATGCGCTGCAGCATTTTGATACGTTGCAGGCGTTGCTCAGGCAATATGATGTACCGTTCAAGCTCAACCCGCGTCTGGTACGCGGGCTGGATTATTACAACCGCACCGTGTTCGAGTGGGTGACCACGCATCTCGGCGCGCAAGGCACGATCTGTGCGGGCGGTCGTTATGACGGACTGGTCGAGCAGATCGGCGGCAAGCCCGCGCCGGCGACCGGTTTTGCGATGGGTGTGGAGCGTCTGCTGGTGCTGTTGCAGGATGGCGGCATGGCATTGCCGAAAGCGGCCGTGGATGTGTATGTTGTGCATCAGGGTGAGTCGGCTGTCCGTCTGGCCGTGCAGGTTGCGGAGCAGTTGCGCGACGCCGGGTTGAACGTGCTGTTGCATTGCGGCGGCGGCAGTTTCAAGTCGCAGATGAAAAAGGCCGATGCCAGCGGTGCCGCCGTGGCGGCGGTGATCGGCGACGACGAGGCCCTGGCGAACGAAGTCGGTGTGAAGCCGATGCGGGGTGGCGAACAGGTACGGGTGGGTGCGCGCGACCTCATCCCGGCAATCAATCAAATCATCAGGCAGGAGTAG
- the ispG gene encoding flavodoxin-dependent (E)-4-hydroxy-3-methylbut-2-enyl-diphosphate synthase: MSANLIKRRPSQRVLVGKVMLGGGAPVVVQSMTNTDTADIDATTRQVAELAKAGSELVRITVNTPEAAAAVPHIRRRLDALGCDVPLVGDFHYNGHRLLTEFPECAQVLAKYRINPGNVGRSRAEDDPFTIMIQTAIRYDKPVRIGVNWGSLDQNLVVRMMDENAGLPEPRDVGEVTRAALIASALQSAQRAEQLGMAHNRIVLSCKVSEVQDLIAVYRALTQQCDYALHLGLTEAGMGSKGIVASTAALAVLLQEGIGDTIRISLTPEPGGDRTQEVLVGQEILQTMGLRAFAPMVTACPGCGRTTSSFFQELAQNIQKHLRSQMPVWREQYDGVENMTVAVMGCVVNGPGESKLANIGISLPGTGESPAAPVYIDGEKALTLRGDYIAAEFTRIVDEYVERKYVKKGMGSGE, encoded by the coding sequence ATGAGCGCAAACCTGATCAAGCGCCGCCCGTCGCAACGGGTACTGGTCGGCAAAGTCATGCTGGGCGGCGGCGCGCCGGTCGTTGTGCAATCCATGACCAACACCGATACCGCCGACATCGACGCTACCACCCGCCAGGTTGCCGAACTGGCCAAAGCGGGTTCGGAGCTGGTACGCATCACCGTGAACACGCCCGAGGCTGCCGCTGCCGTGCCGCATATCCGCAGGCGGCTGGATGCGCTGGGCTGTGATGTGCCGCTGGTCGGCGATTTCCATTACAACGGGCACCGTTTGCTGACCGAGTTTCCGGAATGTGCGCAGGTGCTGGCGAAATACCGCATCAATCCCGGCAATGTCGGGCGCAGCCGTGCCGAGGACGATCCGTTCACCATCATGATCCAGACCGCCATCCGGTATGACAAGCCGGTGCGCATCGGGGTGAACTGGGGCAGTCTCGACCAGAATCTGGTGGTGCGCATGATGGATGAGAACGCCGGGCTGCCGGAACCGCGCGACGTGGGCGAGGTGACCCGCGCTGCGCTGATCGCTTCCGCGCTGCAGAGTGCGCAGCGTGCCGAGCAACTGGGTATGGCGCACAACCGCATCGTGCTGTCCTGCAAGGTCAGCGAAGTGCAGGACCTGATCGCGGTGTATCGTGCGCTGACGCAGCAATGCGATTACGCGCTGCATCTCGGCTTGACCGAGGCAGGCATGGGTTCCAAGGGGATCGTGGCCTCGACGGCGGCGTTGGCGGTACTGTTGCAGGAAGGTATCGGTGACACGATACGAATTTCTTTGACGCCCGAGCCGGGCGGCGACCGCACCCAGGAGGTGCTGGTCGGGCAGGAGATCCTGCAGACCATGGGGCTGCGTGCATTCGCGCCGATGGTGACGGCTTGTCCGGGCTGCGGACGTACCACCAGCAGTTTCTTCCAGGAACTGGCGCAGAATATCCAGAAGCACCTGCGCAGCCAGATGCCGGTGTGGCGCGAACAATATGACGGGGTCGAGAACATGACTGTGGCGGTAATGGGTTGCGTGGTGAATGGCCCGGGCGAGAGCAAGCTGGCCAACATCGGCATCAGCCTGCCGGGCACCGGCGAAAGCCCCGCCGCACCGGTGTATATCGACGGTGAGAAGGCGCTGACTCTGCGCGGCGACTATATCGCGGCCGAGTTCACGCGCATCGTGGACGAGTATGTGGAACGGAAATACGTGAAGAAGGGAATGGGGAGTGGGGAGTAG
- a CDS encoding helix-turn-helix domain-containing protein — protein sequence MMEQHREDKAVQGEAPVVAEPVLPGRVMREARERLGLSVADVAGQTKFAPRQIEALEADDYRRLPEMPFVRGFVRSYARILHLDAEPLLAALPQSAPAAESMPASVDVPFPVAYSAQQQNLIMLGAALFLAVAVVTFAVWHFTTPQNRSAAVDKVDTPVILPAEMLVIAASPVAETAVIASSVPAVAPLPAPTEIAKDVVPAAKPVAPPAAQAAPEKPVVPPVPASQNTVLQLAFGGESWVEVRDKNDNLLSSQINPVGSELRLGGNAPFSLVIGKASMVRLHYRGKQVDLAPFINDSSDVARLTLE from the coding sequence ATGATGGAGCAGCACCGCGAAGACAAGGCCGTGCAAGGCGAAGCCCCGGTTGTTGCGGAGCCTGTCCTGCCGGGACGGGTGATGCGCGAGGCGCGCGAGCGGCTCGGGCTGAGCGTGGCGGACGTGGCCGGGCAGACCAAGTTTGCGCCACGGCAGATCGAAGCGCTGGAGGCGGACGATTATCGACGGTTGCCGGAAATGCCTTTCGTGCGCGGATTCGTGCGCAGTTATGCCAGGATACTGCATCTGGATGCGGAGCCGTTGTTGGCAGCCTTGCCGCAGTCCGCGCCAGCAGCAGAGTCGATGCCCGCTTCGGTGGATGTGCCGTTCCCGGTTGCCTATTCGGCGCAGCAACAGAACCTGATCATGCTGGGAGCGGCACTGTTTCTGGCTGTGGCGGTGGTGACGTTCGCGGTATGGCATTTTACGACGCCGCAAAACAGAAGTGCGGCGGTGGACAAGGTTGATACGCCGGTCATATTGCCCGCCGAAATGCTAGTCATTGCGGCTTCGCCCGTTGCCGAAACGGCGGTGATTGCATCTTCTGTTCCTGCCGTAGCGCCGCTTCCTGCTCCGACGGAGATCGCCAAAGACGTTGTGCCGGCAGCGAAGCCCGTTGCTCCCCCGGCCGCGCAAGCCGCACCGGAAAAGCCTGTGGTTCCCCCTGTTCCGGCATCGCAAAATACTGTGTTGCAGTTGGCGTTCGGCGGGGAGTCATGGGTGGAGGTTCGGGATAAGAACGACAATCTGTTGTCGTCGCAGATCAACCCGGTCGGCAGTGAGCTGCGGCTGGGTGGTAACGCACCCTTCTCGCTGGTGATCGGCAAAGCCTCGATGGTACGTTTGCATTACCGCGGCAAGCAGGTCGATCTGGCGCCCTTCATCAATGACAGCAGCGATGTGGCGCGCCTGACACTGGAATAG
- the pilW gene encoding type IV pilus biogenesis/stability protein PilW, translating into MKKTIVILFGLLALAGCGTPSGSQRNTPDQPVSQATASAKVHTALAGLYFERGQMGIALDEIAKAMQADRNYAPAYSVRGLIHMELREDKEAEEDFQQSLRLDRNDSETHNNYGWFLCQRGKAGEAIPHFMEALKNPLYETPHRAWLNAGLCSQKAGKDKDAETFLQRALQLQPELPQALLGMAELSFTHGDYFAAKRYFAGFSARTDTLTAEQLWLAIRIERKTGDRNSEASYGLQLRKRYPDARETQWLLDGK; encoded by the coding sequence ATGAAAAAAACGATTGTCATTTTGTTTGGCCTGTTGGCTCTGGCAGGATGCGGCACGCCGTCCGGCAGCCAGCGGAATACGCCCGACCAGCCCGTGAGCCAGGCTACTGCAAGCGCCAAGGTACATACCGCGCTGGCGGGGCTGTATTTTGAGCGCGGACAGATGGGGATAGCGCTGGACGAGATTGCAAAAGCCATGCAGGCCGACCGCAATTATGCGCCGGCCTATTCGGTGCGCGGCCTGATCCATATGGAGCTGCGCGAGGACAAGGAAGCCGAGGAGGATTTTCAGCAAAGCCTGCGCCTCGACAGGAACGATTCCGAGACGCATAACAATTACGGCTGGTTCCTGTGTCAGCGCGGCAAGGCCGGCGAGGCCATTCCGCATTTCATGGAGGCGCTGAAGAATCCGTTATACGAAACCCCGCATCGCGCATGGCTGAACGCCGGGCTATGTTCGCAGAAGGCGGGGAAAGACAAGGATGCCGAGACATTCCTGCAACGCGCGTTGCAGTTGCAGCCCGAACTGCCGCAGGCGCTGCTGGGGATGGCGGAACTGAGCTTCACTCATGGGGATTACTTTGCCGCAAAGCGTTATTTCGCGGGTTTTTCCGCAAGGACCGATACGCTGACGGCGGAGCAACTCTGGCTGGCGATCCGCATCGAGCGCAAGACCGGCGACCGCAATTCCGAGGCCAGTTATGGTTTGCAGTTGCGCAAGCGCTATCCGGATGCGCGCGAGACCCAATGGCTGCTGGACGGTAAATGA